Genomic window (Paenibacillus sp. 37):
TGGAGCTCATCGGCAGTTCTGGAGAAATTCTGTCTTCGATGGACAAATCCCGGCTTGGACTTAAGCTGGAAGGTGTCGAACCAGGGATTTCGACGTTAATTCAGGATGGCGGTAGCGGAACCACCACGTATGGAAGTGGTGACGATAAACGGACGTTGCTCTATTATCCGGAAGAATTGACGGGGTGGACGTTGGTTGGAACGGTTCCTTATGACCAGTACAAGTCGGAGAATCGGTACATTCTTATTCTAACCGGCTGCGCCGTTGCGATGTCTGCTGCGATCAGTGCTGCCTTGGTCTGGTTTACGGTGCGGCGTGTGACGAGGCCGCTTCGTGTGCTTACCCGGCATCTGTCCCGAATTGATCCGGAACGTCCGCTTCCTTTGTTTCGATCTGAAAGTGATGACGAGATTGGCAGGCTTGGGGAGAGTTACAATCTGCTCGGTGCACATATTCAGTTATTGAAGGAAGAGATTATTCGAGGTGAAGCTCGCAAAAAAGAAGCGGATCTTCGTGTGCTTCAGGCGCAGATTAACCCGCACTTTCTGTATAACACGCTCTCTTCAATTCATTGGATTGCCTTGATGTCTGAAGAGAAGCGGATTGCAGATATGGTTGAGGGCCTGAGTGATTTTCTGCGTATCAGCTTGAACAATGGTCAGGATTACTGCCCTGTGGAACAGGAGATCGCTCATATTCGCCATTATGTGCGTGTGCAGTCGATTCGTTTCCCTGATCAATTTGTGTTGCATTATATCGTAGATCCAGCGCTTGAGAAACGAATGATGCTGAAGCTATTGCTGCAACCGCTTGTTGAGAACGCCATGATTCATGGCATTCAGCCCAAAGCAGGCGTGGGCACCATCACCATAATGATTCGCAAGGACCCGGATAATGAACAGATGAATGTGCTGGTGCTGGATAATGGTGTTGGCATGGAGCCGGACAGACTGGAGCAATTAAGAATAAGCATTAGGGAATGGAAGGGAAAACAGCCGGGAAAACAGCTAAACCAAGGCGGTTATGGGCTCTGCAATGTAAATGAGAGGCTGCTGCTCCATTATGGAGTGAATGCACAGCTTGAAGTAGACAGCAGGGTTGGGGGAGGTACCCGGATTTCGTTTTCCATTCCAATCTTGGAGGGTTCGCCATGAGACTATTAATTGTTGATGATGAAGTGATTATCCGTACAGGGCTTGCCAGCGTTATCGCTTGGCATGAACTCGGAATTGAACTTCTTCAACCTGCTGCCTCGGCAGAGGAGGCGTTAACACGCATGGCAGAGGAACGTCCGCATATCCTGATGACGGATATTCGGATGACAGGCAGATCGGGGCTGGAACTGGCAGAAG
Coding sequences:
- a CDS encoding sensor histidine kinase — translated: MARWLTSSLQRKLSVVVTASMIVPLLALGLFAFLISSRITEQKTKLSGMDTLKQVEANLRYMLQDAENLSIFLIGERDIQQYLSHNEDHELDRVDILGRMTNLAASKKYIANIAIYPSRFNATLSTATWYESNNSSLSYPPVPSGEAVKKWTGVYPVQNYAGIQNVITLVRPIRSIHDYRPIGWLAISLDEKAISKGWAALGLGRGQGRLELIGSSGEILSSMDKSRLGLKLEGVEPGISTLIQDGGSGTTTYGSGDDKRTLLYYPEELTGWTLVGTVPYDQYKSENRYILILTGCAVAMSAAISAALVWFTVRRVTRPLRVLTRHLSRIDPERPLPLFRSESDDEIGRLGESYNLLGAHIQLLKEEIIRGEARKKEADLRVLQAQINPHFLYNTLSSIHWIALMSEEKRIADMVEGLSDFLRISLNNGQDYCPVEQEIAHIRHYVRVQSIRFPDQFVLHYIVDPALEKRMMLKLLLQPLVENAMIHGIQPKAGVGTITIMIRKDPDNEQMNVLVLDNGVGMEPDRLEQLRISIREWKGKQPGKQLNQGGYGLCNVNERLLLHYGVNAQLEVDSRVGGGTRISFSIPILEGSP